From Carya illinoinensis cultivar Pawnee chromosome 5, C.illinoinensisPawnee_v1, whole genome shotgun sequence, one genomic window encodes:
- the LOC122308777 gene encoding probable receptor-like protein kinase At5g39020: MTIGVSLHPAGLTAVIVLVLLVHQTFGVKDGDHCATSCGNIHNISSPFRLRDQPADCGKPYFNLACEDNQTVLYLFAGKYYVQEIDYSNKTIRVVESGIQKDNYSSIPRYFLNYDSFSALDTPYYLYSYRNPSAVAFLNCEKPMNPGIYLNKSTCFESGVYSASNSTNNLTQSKLGFDYVTYGWTKASDVVDESCQVEQIVWTSEQGQLPDDDERNLSCTDYHNKLAYGFQLRWSNSLCLNRCTGEWVDCTRVDHQFRTDDGSCSGLPKELFWLYKGFRGILRTLYWAIREKFFHLTADVRNNKVDYQIYRDLYYRDRVLSVQLMIILIGFGLYHGAAKIILATPFVLAFLIYKWRRRHLSMYNAIEEFLQKHNDLVPIRYSYLEVKKMTKGFKDKLGEGGYGTVFKGTLRSGQLVAVKMLGKSKANGQEFISEVATIGTIHHVNIVQLIGFCVEGSKRALVYEFMSNGSLNKYIFSQEGSILLSFEKMHDIALGVARGIKYLHEGCEMQILHFDIKPHNILLDENLTPKVSDFGLARLFSVDDSIVSLTAVRGTLGYMAPELCYQNIGGISYKADVYSFGMLLMDMTGRRRNLNTFADHSSETYFPTCVYDELHNENGIEIEDAIEEEKKMTKKMIIVALWCIQMKPNDRPSMNKVIEMLEGDIECLQIPPKPFSALSERYIQSDIEESSNQSWSSIQSSELSQYAQSSVQFN; encoded by the exons atgacgATAGGTGTGTCGCTCCACCCTGCAGGACTCACCGCCGTTATTGTTCTAGTACTGCTAGTCCATCAAACTTTCGGCGTTAAGGACGGTGATCACTGTGCTACTTCCTGCGGCAATATCCACAACATAAGTTCTCCGTTTCGATTGAGAGACCAGCCAGCAGACTGCGGCAAACCATATTTTAATCTGGCATGTGAGGACAATCAAACTGTGCTATACTTATTTGCCGGAAAATATTACGTACAGGAAATCGATTACAGTAACAAAACAATACGAGTTGTGGAATCGGGTATTCAGAAGGATAATTACTCCTCTATCCCTcgttattttcttaattacgaCAGTTTCTCTGCACTCGATACTCCATATTATCTGTACTCTTATCGGAACCCGAGTGCGGTGGCTTTTTTGAATTGTGAAAAACCAATGAATCCTGGGATCTATCTGAACAAATCTACTTGCTTTGAGAGTGGAGTGTATTCCGCGTCCAACTCTACTAATAATTTGACCCAATCCAAGCTGGGGTTTGATTATGTTACATATGGGTGGACGAAAGCAAGCGATGTTGTGGATGAATCGTGCCAAGTAGAGCAGATTGTTTGGACATCGGAGCAAGGCCAATTACCAGATGATGATGAAAGAAACTTATCCTGTACAGACTACCACAACAAATTGGCCTATGGTTTTCAGCTTAGATGGTCCAATAGTCTTTGTCTAAATAGGTGTACTGGCGAATGGGTTGATTGTACTCGCGTTGATCACCAGTTTCGTACAGACGACGGATCATGTAGTG GACTCCCTAAAGAACTATTTTGGTTATACAAAG GATTCCGCGGCATACTACGTACTTTATACTGGG CTATTCGAGAAAAGTTTTTCCATCTGACAGCCGACG TACGCAATAATAAAGTCGATTATCAGATCTACCGTGATTTATATTATCGTGACAGAG TACTTTCAGTCCAACTAATGATCATTCTCATCGGCTTCG gactaTACCATGGAGCGGCAAAAATTATACTGGCGACTCCATTTGTGCTTGCATTCTTGATATATAAGTGGCGTAGGAGACATTTATCAATGTATAACGCCATTGAAGAATTTTTGCAAAAACACAATGACCTTGTGCCAATAAGGTACTCTTACTTAGAAGTAAAGAAGAtgaccaaaggttttaaggatAAACTGGGTGAAGGTGGTTATGGCACTGTCTTTAAAGGAACACTTCGAAGTGGCCAACTTGTAGCTGTAAAAATGTTGGGTAAATCCAAAGCTAATGGCCAAGAATTTATCAGCGAAGTTGCTACCATTGGAACGATTCATCATGTTAATATAGTGCAACTCATTGGCTTTTGCGTTGAAGGATCAAAGCGTGCTCTTGTATATGAATTTATGTCCAACGGATCTctcaataaatacattttttcacAAGAAGGAAGTATTCTTCTAAGCTTTGAAAAAATGCATGATATTGCTCTTGGAGTAGCTCGTGGCATTAAATATTTACATGAAGGTTGTGAAATGCAAATTTTGCATTTCGATATCAAGCCTCACAACATTCTTCTCGACGAGAATCTTACACCTAAGGTCTCAGACTTTGGCTTGGCAAGACTTTTTTCAGTAGATGATAGCATTGTTTCTTTGACTGCTGTAAGGGGGACATTGGGATACATGGCTCCCGAGTTGTGCTATCAAAATATTGGGGGCATCTCATACAAAGCCGATGTATATAGTTTTGGAATGTTATTGATGGACATGACAGGTAGACGAAGGAACTTGAATACATTTGCAGATCATTCTAGTGAAACCTACTTCCCTACTTGTGTCTATGATGAGTTGCACAATGAAAATGGTATAGAAATAGAAGATGCCAtcgaggaggaaaagaaaatgactaAGAAGATGATCATAGTTGCATTGTGGTGTATACAAATGAAACCTAATGATCGTCCTTCAATGAACAAAGTCATAGAAATGCTTGAAGGAGATATTGAATGTTTACAAATACCTCCAAAGCCTTTCTCAGCATTATCAGAAAGATACATACAATCAGACATTGAAGAAAGTTCAAATCAGTCTTGGTCATCAATTCAATCGAGCGAATTGAGTCAATATGCACAATCGTCAGTGCAATTTAACTGA